A single region of the bacterium genome encodes:
- the rplB gene encoding 50S ribosomal protein L2 gives MPFRNFKPTSPSRRYMMVDSFEDVTKSTPEKSLLEPMSRTGGRNNHGRQTNVNTGGGHKRHYRVIDFKRNKLDIPAKVAAIEYDPNRNCRIALLHYVDGEKRYILAPVALKVGDKVVAGEGLDIQPGNAMPLRSIPDGTSVHNIEMKVGKGGQVARSAGNSAQVMGKEGKYVLLKLPSGELRRFLGECMATIGQVGNADYSNMVIGKAGRSRWFGRRPHVRGVAKNPVDHPMGGGEGRSSGGRHPCTPWGIPTKGYKTRRRHDADKYVVKRRK, from the coding sequence ATGCCGTTTCGAAATTTCAAACCGACGAGTCCGAGCCGCCGCTACATGATGGTGGACAGCTTCGAGGACGTGACCAAGTCGACGCCCGAGAAGTCGCTGCTTGAACCCATGTCGCGCACCGGCGGACGCAACAATCACGGCCGCCAGACCAACGTCAACACGGGCGGCGGGCACAAGCGGCACTACCGCGTCATCGACTTCAAGCGCAACAAGCTCGACATTCCGGCGAAGGTCGCGGCGATCGAATACGACCCGAACCGCAACTGCCGCATCGCGCTGTTGCACTACGTCGACGGCGAGAAGCGCTACATCCTGGCGCCGGTCGCGTTGAAGGTCGGCGACAAGGTCGTCGCGGGCGAGGGGCTGGACATCCAGCCGGGCAACGCGATGCCGCTGCGCAGCATTCCCGACGGTACCAGCGTGCACAATATCGAAATGAAGGTCGGCAAGGGCGGGCAGGTCGCGCGTTCGGCCGGCAATTCCGCCCAGGTCATGGGCAAGGAAGGCAAATACGTCCTTCTGAAGCTTCCCTCGGGAGAGTTGCGCCGTTTTCTTGGCGAGTGCATGGCGACGATCGGCCAGGTGGGCAACGCGGACTACAGCAACATGGTGATCGGCAAGGCCGGCCGGTCGCGATGGTTCGGGCGCCGGCCGCACGTGCGCGGCGTCGCGAAGAACCCGGTGGATCATCCGATGGGCGGCGGCGAGGGCCGCTCCTCCGGCGGTCGTCATCCCTGCACGCCGTGGGGCATTCCGACCAAGGGTTACAAGACGCGTCGGCGGCACGACGCCGACAAATACGTCGTCAAGCGGCGGAAGTAA